A stretch of Malus sylvestris chromosome 11, drMalSylv7.2, whole genome shotgun sequence DNA encodes these proteins:
- the LOC126591215 gene encoding flowering-promoting factor 1-like has product MSGVWIFDEHGVVRLITNPTRESFEQKEPQNPGTATAPGARPRVLVYLPTNQVIRSYPELEQRLTELGWTRYPNSCRPDLLQFHRSENSVHLISLPKNFANLKSFQMYDIVVKNRSFFEVRDAAA; this is encoded by the coding sequence ATGTCCGGAGTGTGGATATTTGACGAACACGGCGTCGTTCGGCTGATCACGAACCCAACTCGGGAGTCGTTTGAGCAAAAAGAGCCGCAGAATCCGGGCACAGCCACCGCACCTGGTGCTCGGCCCAGAGTCTTGGTCTACCTCCCAACCAACCAGGTCATCCGCTCCTACCCCGAACTCGAGCAGCGACTCACTGAACTGGGCTGGACTCGCTATCCCAACTCGTGTCGGCCTGACCTCCTCCAGTTCCACCGCTCCGAGAACTCAGTCCATCTCATCTCGCTCCCCAAGAATTTTGCCAACCTCAAGTCCTTCCAGATGTACGACATCGTCGTCAAGAATCGCTCCTTCTTTGAAGTTCGTGACGCTGCTGCATAA